One stretch of Dokdonia sp. Hel_I_53 DNA includes these proteins:
- a CDS encoding M61 family metallopeptidase, producing MRLLLITLLWTAVSYGQVNHYAISFDNAVHHEAEVEVTFPNLKELTVHVQMSRSSPGRYAIHEFAKNVFDFKATNSKGKLLSVKRPDPYSWEITGHDGTIKITYTLFANRADGTYSQIDESHAHLNMPATFMFMEGYEHRPIEINFEVRQDLNWKVATQLKKINDTKYGAPDLQYFFDSPTEIGDYQLREFMVEGQNIRFVLHSNDTAEDFDTYWDKVKAIVLEQKEVFGELPTYDYGEYTFLACYAPHVSGDGMEHRNSTILTDSESLAEGGMKGNIVTVSHEFFHSWNVERIRPADLQPFDFTAANMSGSLWFAEGFTSYYTNLILARAGVISSEAYVEGLNRTFNYVWNSPARDYFNPIEMSYQAPFVDAATSVDPVNRNNTFISYYSYGSVLGLALDLSLRQQGLNLDDYFKAVWNQFGKKEVSYSIQDLENVLAGYAGDAFAKAFFSQYIYNSKMPDYQNLFTNAGLTIKQDKNKPYLGLDLNPSEGGLSIARATSKGTPAYSAGLNKGDLITVIDGEAITTVDAYNELVKKLTVGQTIAVTYKRFGSEATTNLIVSADPTYTIATDENAGIKARKLRKYWLQEK from the coding sequence ATGCGTTTATTGCTTATTACACTTTTATGGACCGCAGTTTCTTATGGTCAAGTGAATCACTATGCTATTTCTTTTGATAATGCTGTGCACCACGAGGCAGAAGTCGAGGTCACTTTTCCAAATTTAAAAGAGCTCACCGTTCACGTGCAAATGAGCCGCAGCTCACCTGGTCGATATGCGATCCATGAGTTTGCAAAAAATGTCTTTGATTTTAAAGCAACCAATAGTAAAGGAAAATTGTTGTCGGTAAAACGTCCAGATCCCTATTCTTGGGAAATAACGGGTCATGATGGAACAATCAAAATTACATACACCTTGTTTGCAAATCGAGCTGATGGTACGTACTCACAAATAGATGAGTCACATGCGCATCTTAACATGCCAGCCACTTTTATGTTTATGGAAGGTTATGAGCATAGACCTATAGAAATTAATTTTGAGGTGCGTCAAGATTTGAACTGGAAGGTAGCTACACAACTCAAAAAAATAAACGACACAAAGTACGGTGCACCAGATTTACAATACTTTTTTGACAGCCCTACGGAGATAGGTGATTACCAGCTACGCGAGTTTATGGTAGAAGGTCAAAACATACGTTTTGTTTTACATAGTAATGACACTGCCGAAGATTTTGATACCTATTGGGACAAGGTAAAGGCCATTGTTTTGGAACAAAAAGAAGTCTTTGGAGAGTTGCCTACTTATGATTATGGCGAATACACTTTTCTTGCTTGTTACGCCCCCCACGTTTCTGGTGACGGGATGGAGCACCGCAATAGTACCATCCTTACAGATAGTGAGTCACTAGCCGAAGGCGGTATGAAAGGAAACATTGTAACCGTATCGCACGAATTTTTCCACTCCTGGAATGTGGAGCGCATACGCCCAGCAGATCTACAGCCCTTTGACTTTACAGCTGCAAATATGAGTGGGTCACTTTGGTTTGCCGAAGGGTTTACCAGCTACTACACCAATCTTATTCTTGCTCGTGCTGGTGTGATATCTAGTGAAGCATATGTAGAAGGTTTGAATAGAACGTTTAATTATGTATGGAACTCACCCGCCCGCGACTATTTTAACCCTATTGAGATGAGCTACCAAGCACCTTTTGTAGATGCGGCTACATCAGTTGATCCTGTAAACAGAAATAACACCTTTATTTCCTACTATTCATATGGTAGCGTTTTAGGGCTTGCGCTTGATCTCTCCTTACGCCAACAGGGACTCAATCTCGACGATTATTTTAAAGCGGTATGGAATCAGTTTGGAAAAAAGGAGGTCTCATACAGTATTCAAGATCTTGAAAATGTGTTAGCTGGGTATGCGGGTGACGCTTTCGCGAAAGCGTTCTTCTCCCAATACATATATAACAGTAAGATGCCAGATTATCAAAACCTATTTACCAATGCCGGACTGACGATTAAACAAGACAAAAACAAACCTTATTTAGGGTTAGACCTGAACCCCTCAGAAGGCGGATTAAGCATTGCCCGAGCTACCTCAAAAGGAACACCTGCGTACTCAGCAGGTCTCAATAAAGGTGATCTTATAACCGTAATAGATGGAGAAGCGATAACGACTGTAGATGCCTATAATGAGCTAGTTAAAAAGCTTACTGTAGGTCAAACGATTGCAGTGACTTATAAACGTTTTGGTAGCGAGGCAACCACAAACCTAATAGTAAGCGCAGATCCTACCTACACCATCGCTACCGATGAAAACGCAGGTATAAAAGCTCGTAAGCTCAGAAAATACTGGTTGCAAGAAAAGTAA
- a CDS encoding cytochrome c oxidase assembly factor Coa1 family protein, which yields MNTTELRPSWWKRNWKWALPTGGCLTIIIIVLSFVGYGVYKVSSTMSEKTNVFAFMEVMLEVQKNKEIATALGKPINIDDSDYDPEENPNLMDIDMRLRGKKSNGTLKVKAAKKDDDWNYELFTITVDETGEIIDITDKMNN from the coding sequence ATGAACACAACAGAATTAAGACCATCTTGGTGGAAAAGAAACTGGAAATGGGCGCTTCCCACTGGTGGCTGTCTTACAATAATCATTATCGTTTTAAGCTTTGTAGGTTACGGTGTTTATAAAGTGAGTAGCACTATGTCTGAGAAGACTAATGTTTTTGCCTTTATGGAGGTTATGTTAGAAGTTCAAAAAAATAAAGAGATCGCAACGGCGCTTGGCAAGCCCATTAATATTGATGACAGCGATTATGATCCAGAAGAAAATCCTAATCTAATGGATATTGATATGAGGTTGCGTGGCAAAAAAAGTAACGGGACTCTAAAAGTAAAAGCTGCCAAAAAAGACGATGACTGGAACTACGAATTATTTACAATTACAGTGGATGAAACTGGAGAAATTATTGATATCACAGACAAGATGAACAACTAA
- the bioD gene encoding dethiobiotin synthase: MTQSKNTYFITGISTEVGKTVAAAIVTQALEADYWKPIQAGDVENSDTHKIKRYVTSEKTTFHDNAFTLNTPMSPHAAAAIDGVEITAKDIIRPETKNSLVIEGAGGLLVPINDIETIADLMAQSDKIILVSRHYLGSINHTLMTIELLKSRGLEIGGIIFSGDKHPTTEDIIQKMGQVPVIGRIEEEPYFDKNVIAEYADRFRESLKNL; the protein is encoded by the coding sequence ATGACACAATCTAAAAACACCTATTTCATAACCGGAATTTCAACCGAGGTAGGTAAAACAGTAGCAGCAGCGATAGTAACTCAAGCACTGGAAGCAGATTATTGGAAACCTATACAAGCAGGAGATGTTGAGAATAGTGATACCCATAAGATAAAACGCTATGTTACGTCAGAAAAAACAACCTTTCACGACAATGCATTCACTTTAAATACACCAATGAGTCCGCACGCGGCGGCGGCAATAGATGGAGTTGAGATAACTGCGAAAGACATAATCCGTCCAGAAACCAAAAACTCACTGGTTATTGAAGGAGCTGGAGGTTTATTGGTGCCTATAAATGATATTGAAACGATAGCCGATCTCATGGCGCAATCGGATAAAATAATTTTAGTGTCGCGTCACTATTTAGGGAGTATCAACCACACTTTAATGACGATTGAATTATTAAAGTCTCGAGGTCTAGAAATTGGCGGAATCATATTTTCTGGAGATAAACATCCTACCACAGAGGACATCATTCAAAAAATGGGTCAAGTGCCGGTGATAGGTCGTATAGAAGAAGAACCGTACTTTGATAAAAACGTAATAGCAGAGTATGCAGATCGCTTTCGCGAAAGCTTAAAAAACCTATAA
- a CDS encoding aminotransferase class I/II-fold pyridoxal phosphate-dependent enzyme, producing MQRTLPVLKEGVDFSSNDYLGFSNNPAFAKAISKNAHQILQRHGLYSNGATGSRLITGNHKLYELAETRIAQFHGGPSALLFNSGYDANVGFFQSVPQRGDIILYDEYIHASIRDGIQMSFGKGFKFKHNSLADLEETVCRLRDNYHITDRPNDIEIYVVTESVFSMDGDSPDLVKMANLCKKFNLKFVVDEAHAVGVLGDQGEGLVQDLNIVDKVFARIVTFGKGMGAHGAAIIGSADLKTYLINFARSFIYTTGLPPHSVAIIIAAYEYLSDQHAKDVSVVTQLQSVILNFKRELDSYDIAHHFIECHAAIHCIVIAGVEKVQNIAKELAALGLSIKPILSPTVAKGQERLRICLHAYNTEEEIHSLVTYLNKKLRNDTI from the coding sequence ATGCAGCGCACCTTACCTGTATTAAAGGAAGGTGTCGATTTCTCGTCTAATGATTACTTAGGTTTTTCTAATAATCCCGCTTTCGCGAAAGCGATCTCCAAAAATGCACATCAAATTCTACAGCGCCACGGACTTTATAGCAACGGAGCTACAGGCAGCAGATTGATAACTGGGAATCATAAACTCTATGAACTTGCCGAAACACGCATCGCTCAATTTCATGGAGGTCCATCCGCTTTACTATTTAATAGCGGTTATGATGCTAATGTAGGTTTTTTTCAGTCTGTACCGCAGCGTGGAGATATCATTTTATACGATGAGTATATACATGCCAGTATACGAGATGGGATTCAAATGAGTTTTGGTAAAGGCTTTAAATTTAAGCATAACAGTCTTGCAGATTTAGAAGAGACCGTATGTAGGCTTCGTGATAATTATCATATTACTGATCGGCCAAATGATATTGAAATCTATGTTGTTACCGAATCTGTGTTTTCTATGGACGGTGATTCTCCAGACTTAGTAAAAATGGCTAACCTCTGTAAAAAGTTTAACCTAAAGTTTGTGGTAGACGAAGCCCATGCAGTAGGTGTCTTAGGAGATCAAGGAGAGGGACTGGTTCAAGATTTAAATATAGTCGATAAAGTGTTTGCACGTATTGTGACATTTGGTAAAGGCATGGGTGCTCATGGTGCGGCTATTATTGGGAGCGCGGACTTAAAAACGTACCTCATTAATTTTGCCCGATCGTTTATCTATACTACAGGTTTGCCGCCACATAGTGTAGCAATCATCATTGCTGCTTATGAGTATCTGAGTGATCAACACGCTAAAGATGTTTCGGTTGTAACCCAACTCCAATCCGTTATCCTCAATTTTAAGAGAGAACTAGATTCATACGATATCGCACATCATTTTATAGAATGCCACGCTGCGATACACTGTATTGTCATTGCTGGAGTAGAAAAGGTTCAAAATATAGCTAAAGAGTTAGCAGCTTTAGGCCTTTCAATAAAGCCGATTCTTTCCCCCACGGTAGCAAAAGGACAAGAACGTTTGCGCATTTGTTTACATGCGTATAATACAGAAGAAGAAATACATAGTTTGGTAACTTATCTAAACAAGAAATTAAGGAATGACACAATCTAA
- the bioA gene encoding adenosylmethionine--8-amino-7-oxononanoate transaminase yields MTNQEKDASYLWHPLTQHKTAKQPVLIERAKGALLYDDAGNEYIDGIASWYTCMYGHGNEYITKAMYDQMQALDFVMFSGFTHPPAITLAEKLMEILPANQQKIFFNDNGSTAVEAAIKMAFQYYHNQGDKRDTLIAFEDGFHGDTFGAMSASGLSSYNGPFEDLLLKVIRIPTPQKDTIDAVCSQLEAVLTENKCAAFIFEPLAQGAAGMKFHSAQGLDALLKLCKQHDVLTIADEIMTGFGKTGTDFAVDQLENKPDVMCLSKALTAGMFPLSITSCTQTIFDGFLSDEVHKGFFHAHTFSAHPVGCAAAIAGIELLQSTEIVARRKEIEEKHHAFAKAISSHPNASQVRVKGVIFALDLNVKMERYGNLRDELYQFFMQRGVALRPLGNTIYALPPYVITNNQLEKIYTVIEEALDNFN; encoded by the coding sequence GTGACCAATCAAGAAAAAGACGCATCATATCTGTGGCACCCACTCACTCAACATAAAACAGCCAAGCAACCCGTACTGATTGAGCGTGCAAAAGGTGCGCTGTTGTATGACGATGCAGGCAATGAATATATAGATGGAATTGCTTCTTGGTATACCTGTATGTATGGCCACGGTAATGAATATATCACAAAGGCCATGTATGACCAAATGCAAGCACTTGACTTTGTCATGTTTAGTGGGTTTACGCATCCACCAGCAATTACACTCGCAGAGAAATTAATGGAAATACTTCCAGCCAATCAGCAAAAGATTTTCTTTAACGATAATGGTTCTACAGCAGTAGAGGCAGCTATAAAAATGGCATTTCAGTATTACCACAACCAAGGAGATAAACGAGATACGCTTATTGCTTTTGAAGATGGCTTTCATGGAGATACTTTTGGAGCGATGAGTGCTTCAGGGCTAAGTTCATATAATGGTCCTTTTGAAGATTTATTACTTAAAGTCATTCGTATTCCCACTCCGCAGAAAGATACTATAGACGCTGTTTGTAGTCAGTTAGAAGCTGTTTTGACTGAGAATAAATGTGCTGCTTTTATATTCGAACCCTTAGCGCAAGGTGCCGCAGGAATGAAATTTCACAGTGCCCAAGGTTTAGATGCATTACTCAAACTGTGTAAACAACACGATGTACTCACTATAGCCGATGAGATAATGACCGGCTTCGGGAAAACAGGTACAGATTTTGCCGTAGATCAGCTAGAAAATAAACCAGACGTGATGTGTTTAAGCAAGGCGCTTACTGCGGGTATGTTTCCGCTCAGTATTACAAGTTGTACCCAAACTATTTTTGATGGCTTTTTAAGCGACGAGGTACATAAAGGTTTTTTTCATGCACATACCTTTAGTGCACACCCTGTAGGTTGTGCGGCTGCCATTGCTGGAATTGAACTATTACAAAGTACGGAAATAGTAGCACGTAGGAAAGAGATTGAGGAGAAGCATCACGCTTTCGCGAAAGCGATATCCTCACACCCCAATGCATCCCAAGTGCGTGTTAAGGGTGTCATTTTTGCTTTGGACCTGAATGTAAAAATGGAACGCTACGGAAACTTACGAGATGAATTATATCAATTCTTTATGCAACGAGGGGTGGCATTACGTCCTTTAGGTAATACTATTTATGCATTGCCCCCTTATGTAATCACAAACAATCAATTAGAAAAGATCTATACTGTTATTGAAGAAGCGTTAGATAATTTTAATTAA
- a CDS encoding beta-ketoacyl synthase N-terminal-like domain-containing protein, whose amino-acid sequence MKTPIAITGLGSISPLGTTLEEQWEAYQHKPTAIRWDEKMEAFTATLTEEGKAAVKDLKKENTAYLRLDPSVLYAIIAGRKAVAQAGWKDGDFGINVGSSRGATQLFEKYYEAFKKRNITPTLTSPSTTLGNISSWLAQDLKSTGPDISHSITCSTALHALLNGVAWLQAGMAEKFLVGGSEAALTPFTLAQMKAMKLTLTEDEASSLYPSQALNLFKKKNTMALGEGAAAACLELGKQKNALAYVTGVGYATEVIDHAVSLSTTGECFKDSMKMALGKTSASEIDAVVMHAPGTIKGDNSEMEAIKSIYGDDLPLLTTNKWKIGHTFGASGLLSLELAVQMLREQSFVGVSYLKEPTGPKKLNKIMINAVGFGGNAVSIIIDKA is encoded by the coding sequence GTGAAAACACCCATTGCAATTACTGGTTTAGGTTCTATTTCTCCCCTTGGCACTACTCTTGAAGAGCAGTGGGAAGCTTATCAACATAAGCCTACGGCAATTAGATGGGACGAAAAGATGGAAGCTTTTACCGCGACATTAACTGAGGAGGGAAAAGCTGCTGTAAAGGACTTGAAGAAGGAGAATACAGCCTATTTAAGATTAGACCCATCTGTACTATATGCTATTATAGCTGGTAGAAAAGCGGTTGCTCAAGCTGGATGGAAAGATGGAGATTTTGGAATCAATGTAGGTTCCTCAAGAGGAGCTACCCAACTTTTTGAAAAATATTACGAAGCATTTAAAAAACGTAATATTACACCAACGCTTACTTCGCCATCTACCACGTTAGGAAATATTTCTTCGTGGCTAGCACAAGATCTTAAGAGCACCGGTCCAGATATATCACATTCAATTACTTGTAGTACAGCTTTACATGCGTTACTTAATGGAGTTGCTTGGTTACAGGCAGGAATGGCTGAAAAGTTTCTCGTAGGGGGGTCTGAAGCGGCACTTACACCGTTCACGCTAGCACAAATGAAAGCAATGAAGCTTACCCTTACAGAAGATGAAGCAAGCTCTTTGTACCCAAGTCAAGCCCTTAATCTTTTTAAGAAAAAAAATACGATGGCATTAGGGGAAGGAGCTGCAGCTGCTTGTCTTGAACTTGGAAAACAAAAAAATGCACTTGCTTACGTAACAGGTGTTGGTTATGCAACAGAAGTGATTGATCACGCTGTTTCACTATCAACTACCGGAGAGTGTTTTAAAGATTCTATGAAAATGGCCTTAGGGAAAACTTCCGCTTCAGAAATAGATGCTGTTGTGATGCATGCTCCTGGAACTATTAAAGGAGACAATTCTGAGATGGAGGCTATAAAATCAATTTATGGAGATGATCTTCCATTACTTACAACCAATAAGTGGAAAATAGGTCACACTTTTGGGGCCAGTGGCTTATTAAGCTTAGAACTTGCGGTACAGATGTTACGAGAACAATCTTTTGTGGGAGTGTCTTACCTTAAGGAGCCTACAGGGCCTAAGAAGCTTAATAAGATTATGATAAACGCTGTTGGCTTTGGCGGTAACGCAGTGAGTATAATTATAGATAAAGCATAG
- a CDS encoding cytochrome c oxidase assembly factor Coa1 family protein produces MENNNELIERPSWWKRNWKWAVPVGGCLTIIIVGIIILLGGVFALTNKIKTETNSDTALRDAQQNTELISIIGEPIESNGFGSYNISIDIGVKTANSTVPIKGPNGTAIINISTRKEDEKTVYEVYMITIDDSDRVIDLKPELLEED; encoded by the coding sequence ATGGAAAACAACAACGAACTGATAGAACGACCTTCGTGGTGGAAACGCAACTGGAAATGGGCCGTTCCAGTAGGAGGTTGTCTTACAATTATCATTGTAGGAATTATCATTCTATTAGGCGGGGTTTTTGCATTAACCAATAAAATTAAGACTGAGACCAATTCTGATACCGCACTTAGGGACGCTCAACAAAATACGGAGTTAATTTCCATTATAGGGGAGCCTATTGAATCTAATGGGTTTGGGAGTTACAACATTTCTATTGATATTGGTGTCAAAACCGCTAATTCAACAGTTCCTATCAAAGGTCCTAATGGGACAGCAATCATAAACATTAGTACACGCAAAGAGGATGAGAAAACTGTATACGAAGTATACATGATCACCATTGACGATAGCGATCGAGTAATAGATCTAAAACCTGAGCTTTTAGAAGAAGATTAA